tataaatacacaaatCATATGCAAACTTTGATGAGTATGATAATGAATGCATTGTTGTTTATTGATTACatgaatattgtacatgtacatgtagtttatataattagtttatCAGTTTATTAAATAACTCTATTTcttaatttgcattttttttataaaacaaagtgCCAGGAAACTACATAAAGATGTTCCCTAGCTGTGATATCTTCTAATTGGTGTGAAATGAAAATAGagaaatttaaaaattgataaattacaTGCAATAAAAGTTTCATTGAAACTATATCAagtcaataaaaacaatattaaatacataaatataaagcTTAAGCACCATAAAGCTGCACAGTATCTTGATAGCCAAATCCACAGCATGTAACTATCATATAACCCACTAATTGTAATAATGAGCTGATTAATTTggaaattacatgtaaaatgaaAGTACAAATCTAGAGAACAGATAAAAATAACCTGATTTAACTAACCACTCTAAAAGATCTTATATATATCCAAAATCCTTAAAAAATTACATCCAGTCTCTCCAGAATTACAAAAGGACATGTGACATATAACCAATTTGAATTTTTTCCCTTGATCTCaaaatcaacaaattttatGTACCAGGTAACTGTGTCTTCATTCTGTACtttaaatattattcaaatcatatatgtatacatataattatcacATGTACGAGAAAAGTCTCCTGTAATCAAACAGTTACCTATTCAATCCACATTAAATCAATCAAACCCCTGTACTCTGTAGTACCGACTGGGGGGTACATGTACTTGCCAAACATCCTCATGatcaatcatatatatatgacaaggCTTTTTTTGAGGGTTTTTTTCCCACTACAAATGTGGACCATGACTTTAAATTTGggaaaatatgatataaaaatccaagatttGGGAAAATAATTTATAGTGATTAGTTGAGAAAATGAAGACACAAATCAGTAAGAGTgtattaatatatccagtataatttcttttgaaatagaaaaatataatttcatgtCAAAATTGCTCTGCATGCGAAGAAGTTTATCATATAATGTCCTTCAGACTGACTATGTCTGTCAGTGTTAACATTTCCAAGAAGCCTCTATTTCAAAGCGTTAattttagaactgtgctaaatttacataggctttttttccataatttcaatgttCAAAACTGATCAACATAAGTAGAACTTGGCcatcattttgatatgtaaggcCTTTTAATATTTCCATTGTAGTTTAAATTTATGTTCTTTTTtaagtaaatacaaaaatattcaagCCTTAATTAACTATCTTAGTTCATACAAAATTTTTGGatgatttaatttcaattttgggatatttaaggcttgaatttggaaaaaaaaattatttgatgtCATTGGAAATGGGTTCGAATTTCAGTCCCAAATCTTGCAAATGgcaaatatacatttatgtacatggCCAAAactatattacatatatacattgcatTGTCAATGGCCGAGATTTGATACATATCATGATCATCGGATATCAAAAACAGCATTAATACTTGCGCAGTGATCATGAATATCAAATAATGTTCTGTATATTTCCCATCTACTCTAATGGTCAGCCAAAGGCattaaggtatatatatatacatcaacgTTAATTGTTAAAATCATGGTCACTTATCCTCGAAacgaaaaacaaatatttttcccGAAGAGATACAATATTGGGACTATTGGAGGCTTCCCTCCTTACTCGTTCAACAAAGTCCTCCACTAAGTCTAAACCGGTTGTCTCAATCACAACACGATCACCATCGTCAATTTGGTTAGAACTACTTGGCTCAACATCTTGAAGGCTTAAACCAAAGGAATTCAATTTCTCTGCAATGCTGTCTCTAATCACACTCCCTGAATAAATTTCCCTCACAGGAGTATGATCCAAAGATCTTTCATCTGTCATACCTTCAAACCAAATCTGGTTTGGAGAGCGATTTCTCTCTGTCCTCAGTCTATGATTGTTCCACGCCGTCCTCATACGATCTAGTGCAGAATTGATTTCGGGCAAGTAAACAAGATGGATGGCCGTGATATGAATCGGATTGTCAGGGTCAAGTACCTTCTCATCTTCTAATTCGTAAAAGGTCCtataaaaatgttcaattacatcCTTGTGGACATCTCTCCAAAGCCGTTCAACACGTTGATTATGCTGAGAACGTCCAGTGAGACAGCCATTCTCTCCCTCCCTCATTAAGTTCATGAAGAGCGCTACCTGGACATTCTCTCCTCCCTTATCTGCCCTGATGCGTGATGGAAGTCCATATTCTAATACTCCATCACCCACAAGTCTCAAAACAGTAGCTGACTTGTTATTTGTTCCAGCCCTGAGATAGATGATCAGTCTTGAAAATCCATCAATACACCCATGTGTAGCGATTCCCCATCTACAAATTAAAAAGATgactttattttattaaaatgtttcaattctGTCAATAAATTTTCCCTACAATTATGCTTTCTTTCTTCATATGTTCATTTTCTTCTTTGCTAACAGACATAAGCATAAAAAAAATTTCCAAAACAGCTTGAGGtccagtgtttttcctgcctatatatttggggccggaattcggccccattcccaattgtatttcttgttattttttcccaaatctatgcctaaatttcccaaatcagtgagttgaaGCGTATTTTGTGTGACGAAACCAAAAAAATCTGGAAATCCCAAGTCTGAACATTGTATTTTAGCATACATTCTTATACTTGTTTCTTAGAGAaggataattgtttatttctaccttttccaaaatttccataaacacagTTAAAAATTTTCCCAATTTCCtacttttatcgcacaaaaattcccaattttcaccaggtggcaatttcccaaaatacccaggGAAAAACACTGAGGTCAACTTTAACAAACAAagcaaattaagaaaaaatcgATTTAAGACCAAAATTCCTTTCAATAGGATAttccatattacagagttagctcccttgaggGTAcatatccattgtgatgtcttTTATTTTGTGGGCAAAATTCACGGTATTTTCTATGAAAAGTACAACGTTACAATGGCAAACAATgtcaatcaatacctactcacaagggTAGATAATTCTGTTATAGGCAAATgcagaatatatataataaattatgttttaaaaaaaattctgaaaagGGACAATGCAATGAGACTTATTCTGTGACTACAAAATCATATAGCAAAatatagaataataataatgttcaacacattccttatgaaaaataaaacataaaaaatattaacccATCCCATAATCATTAATTATGATAGTGTTAAATATTTTCTACTCTTGGAAATCTAAATTGTATGCTAAATAAAGCAGGAACAATTTGTTTGGTATACCCATACCTGAGCCAGTGTCACTTAAGTTGAACTACTGGACTAGCTGATTAAATTGTTTTTCAGACAATATCATGCACCTAACAAggtaaacatgttttaaaacaaGTGTTTTGAAAAGTTCTAGAGAAAAGTTTTGtaactttttcaatttttttttttccgtaTACATTCTTAGAATACAGCAGTAAGCTTAGATATAATTTGTTCATCCACAATTAGAATCCTTCTCAtgcattctatatatatatatagagtctTATTCTGTTttttatcacacacacacacacacacacacacacacccacacacacaacTCCTCACGCACATCTAGAGAAAAGTTGGTTTGAATTATTAATTACTCCACTGGCATGCACATGACACCACTATGTAATGGCAAACAGTACATGAGTtttaacattatgataataaacacatgTTGAGTGATCTGTCAAACAAGAGTTATTTTTGAATAGCAATTGTGAGCAACAAGTTTTTTGATGTATGAGCTCACCTAACAAGACGCATGTGTCCATCTATATGCCAAAGGCTGTTGGGGACAGGCACACGGTAAACTCGACGACGTATAGACtgactccacctctgggctgcagCTGGGGGATCAACTGCTGTCAGGGTTTCTCTCACTCTTCTTCTTTGCACTTGGATCCCTTCTGCCATCAAGAATCCATGCATCATCTaggtatttaaaaaatgtatttaccaATAGTGTccaaatgtttatgataatcGGTGTCTAAGTCACATACAATTTTTACTATTGCAGTCTACAAATGAAATAGTATTGTTCACTATTGCATTCTGATTTCTGTGAATGGGACATATATATTCAGAGCTTGAAAGGATAATCAGATCACAATTCTGTTTATGCCTTTATCTTATTACCATTATTGCTATACCAGGGCTTTTTCCAAGCATGATTTGGGGCCGAAaatcggccccattccccatggcaaaacctctaattttttcccaattcaacCCGTAAATTTCCCAAAACcaaagtttcttgaaaactatccaaaaacattgcatgaacttagttggttaaggctttaaatatttgtgaattagCTTCAGAAAagtatatatctttattgttatgctttatttcatatttcataattttcccaAATCTTGGTTTTGTCGCACGTTTACCAAATTCAAAGACACAGGCCCCATTCCaaaagcagtgagaaaaagcctTGTATACAATAACTGGCAGGTTACACATTTAATATGTCAAAAATGCTTCTGAAAGTAATGGAATTCCTACATagtcaaacatatatatatatatatatatatatatgtaaaattgtTATGGAATCTAGGTTGGTAGTTGAGTCAGCTGTAACCTAATTTTCTGGTAAAGTGATTTTTTAGGTACATTTGGGGACTAGTACAGGCCCCTTCTCCgataatttttgttatattttcccAATCTAATGTAAAAATCTTCTCAAATTATCTTCAAAgtctaaaatatacatgttttaaaaaaGATGCAATTTAGTGTTTTCCAAATTGAAAAGGTATATATAGGCCCTGATATTATTGAGTAAGTAAATCACTGGGTAAAGTGGTTACAGTTcggtcaatctgattaaaacacagatcctatATTATTATCACGAAGTTtgatagaggatctgagaaaatcctaTTAGGGTTCATGTCacggtgacctttggaaatggccaatcaaattgttaCCTGCAAATTCTTGACAGTGAATCTCAGAGGGaagaaatagtttgaaaaaaatgtcacagttattttcgtgtacgtagtcatcacGCCCCAAAGCTAATTGAATTTGTATACTTTGAAGAAAcatagttttatttcatttgatgtaGCATGATGTAGAAAATGCATGTGATTTTTAAGTATACatcccttatgggatgttgtcagatcctctatttaacaGAGGTTATATTTATAAGGATCTGTAGTTTAATCAGATGGCAGTTTGGCAAATCTGATCTGGTTAAACAGCTGGCATTTCTGTTATTGTTTCAGAACTAATGATAATGTttagttttgaaaaattattttttgaattaAAACACATAGGTAATAACaatgaacaaaaaaaacaaagattttaaCTTAGCAGTTgcaagttatatatatatgtatttagcaAACTGACTCAAATCCCTGTAACCCATTTTTTTACTACTTTTAAGAAAGAACAGATAAGCTAGTAGGTGAAGAGAATGATAGACATATGCATGTCATAATTCAATGACAATTACCTCATTTCCAGAATTTGGATGAGAATTATGAAGAGTCTCAACTGTGTTGTATAAGTCAGCATCACTAATATCTGAATACTTCAAATCTCGTACTGACAGGCCATGGGACTTGAGTAGCTTATATATAAGTACCGGACTGCAATTCAGTTGATGTGCAATTGCCTTAGCAGTGAAGCCATGTTGAAGCTGCGTTTTCACAAACTGGAGGTCAATCTCTTTTGAAGGACGGCCACGTGCTCTATGTGATCCTATatcaatagaaaaaataaaaagtggTAAACTGAGTTACAAGTTAAACAAGATCTACCTAGTATTTATAGGTTAATGTATTATTAATTGTAAggttaaatgaaaacataaccATATTCAGAACCTCACAGAACATAACCTAGCTAGTTCagaagtatttattttatcaggTTGGGGACACTCCTATATATGCgggatagtcctgcatttgagtaatattataatataagtatatatagcAGTCCTGTATTTTTGAGGgatcatttatataataattttaagtAGTATAAAATTATGCGAGAGTGTCCACAACGTTAACCTGTTTAAATAAGTGAGATGGTGCGTAACGAAAAATATGACACTTCAGACATATTCAATtcttttttaatgtattttcatacTTTGACTGAAAATTATTGTAgcaaacacaaatattttcatttatactaGCTGTAAAGGATTTATATGTATGAAGGATTCGTCACTCTCTCTTTACAGaataaaaactgtttttctcaacaaatataCTTGTCTTATGGAGTCAAAAGAAATATGAATGTAAAGACAAAGCTTACTAATTTCATGATGTCTAGTCCTTGTTTTAAGGACAGAAGATTTTGAggaaatgtaaattttcatttaaaaaaaatgacagctcatgaaatgacgacccgcttcagaaagtaagacgttACAGTAAACCACCAATTTGCGTATTATACGCAAACTACAGTATTATACCCCAATTGGAGTATGGATTTGTTACTGTTATGGATTTTTTTCGAggacaactgtaaaaatgacaatgattgtgaaaaaatgttttaatggaaaatatagGCCAAAGGGACACAGTTCTTACTATAATATTgttgatatacctatacactgcacatcatcatgcaaaaataattgattgtatataaaacaaaacttaatacggatatttaaatatttttagcaggtgacaaaaaatgtaaaatttgagcCTTGTTCCCCCTTAAAACCTTTTAAAAAGCGGCTTTAATTTGTAGATAGCCCATATTTATCCCATATATTTATCTTGGTTGGAATTATTATCAAATCTTTTCTGAGCACCAGCTAAGATAAGGGCTAATACCGCTTTTAGCcgctttaaagatgctccaccgccgacagagcataaatgatattcatcatttgaacaataattggtgtttaatcgtgtatatatatatgtctaattaacacaaaaaaaaataatataaaataactaattttgcctttggtgcatgcgcaatcagtacttcattctatataggatatagtgacacggaatattttcaggatgcaattaattatttttcatattttttttaacttcaagtaaaataagaagctcaaacttttcaatggtgtaaagtaagtaacttttttaactgaagaaaaatactaaatcgtctgctactgtttttgatagtgaaaaaataccatttgtcagcggtggaacatctttaatttattttttttccaaattttttgtttttgttttgagttGGTCTAGGACGCATGCGCAGCGCCAGTTTTGAAAATCCTATCAAAAAGTAAAACGTGAAAAACGTTTGATACGGTGGTTCTAGCAGTCGTTGGGTGATATGATGATCATATTTGagtaaaaacaatatcattctAATAAAGAACTTACTCGTTTCTTCAAGTTTGTACTTCTTCAACGGCGGAACCTTGTTCGGCAGATGTGGAATGATCGCGATCGACGAGAGCTAACAAATCATCCAGGGCAGCGTGGACATCGACAAACTGTAAAGCATCTGTGGAGGAAACACGGTCTAAGTTTTCCTTGGAGTGTCTAATAATGTCTCTAAGGTGATGCCTGTTGGGATTACCTTGAAGTAGTTGATTTGATACCGTTCGAATATTTCTCTGAATTGCTGATAGCACGTCGTCGGCCATTTTCTTTTTCGCAATATGGCTGTACAAGCTTGTCGGGAACACAGATGGACTAGCCTAACCCATTATAAATATAAGGGGATGGCAGGTGGAATATTGGAAATACGATATACTTATCTACAACCGGATTTTTTTAGCTGAAGTTGAATAAGGTTAATTGCATTATCACTTTTTTCAGCTTAAGtcaaaaagatttcaacttaagtcaaaaagattttttttgactTAAGTGAAAAAAAGTGATAATGTAAAAAACCATTTTTtgacttaagttgaaatctttttaacttaagttgaaatcttttcaACTTAagctaaataactttttaacttaagctattatgtattaaatatcaaaacggcTTGCCATAACTGGGGGTGCTAGTGAGTTAGgggtaatatgactgaaggcaggCATTAAAATCATGCACGACACAGTATTTATGAGCTAgcggagagaattggtactaaggcaTGTAATCCAGTCTACCACCCCATATGAATGAAAAAAtcgcggccgcaaactgaagctgtcagtgtgtaggattgaattttgaagattgtggtttttccttgtattttcgtgtatgtgttaccttagaagtgcttcgggcacgaagggctgcgcccttattaaATCGTCTATTCAGATCTAATACTCGACCTTTCTCTTTAATTCATAGAATATTGTCGGATAGCATGTTTACACTATTTGATTCTCTACATCATCATCCTTAACAGTGGGgaaggagaaataggttcccatgtacctcTCTGGCAGTTTTTTGGAACAtggtttttatcattttatgcttgttgccattgacaactaatgtcacGTAGGGTCTATGTATATACCCGACCTTCTATGTTTTCCGGCCGACTGCAAGTTAcactacatggtactatatagaGTATTTTTTACCGTTTTTTGTCTAGATctttaaaacgtctaaaatggttatagggcactctggtgggtccaagattatataatctgtaactaattctcagatccctgtggtccTGAGGTGATTCTATGTAATCTATTAcgtattcaaatattttcaaccCTGGAACCATCTGAGAATtaattacagtttatatcattcatggacccaccagatgCCCATAGACTGTTTtaaggggtctagataaaaaaaaatcggtaaaaatcatacattaCATTTACTATACACGTAAAGGGCAGAAAGCTCCCCGACACAAAACTTCTACCCAACCTAGCTTTAGCGGCTAAAAATCCCATTTCTATCACGTCTTCACAAAAACGGCTACTACCGTTGGaaatagctgcaatattgtagctcaaaagacttttagacagaaaatggtgtcgtctttagagctacaattggtgcctattactgctaatggagcaaagtaatgattatacattacaaaccattataaaacgtttcttttgcattttatcgtacttttttgatatcgcttacctactaccTAGTAGGGAATAGGACTGagctatataaaatatcaaattctcatcgatcattaattttttttacataatacatatgaaagtcattctgaagggaatttatacggcaattCCACAagttgtgaatttgacgtcttgtgagcgatacggtatatattaagaatggtagttatgtttgttttagacaaaaataatatgtaaatgcatgtatacgcttaaaataattggaaacctacaaaaaagtatagaaaactgtgcccgagtgattttcggaggcagtgctccactacgagaCATAGGAACctattcgtacccggccgaaaggtatagtaggccgggtacgtatattcgttctaccgTTGGAAAAAGCGAAATCATCCTCACACAACCGTCTATCATCGGTACACCGGATATAGCTATACTCGAAGCGACAGCACAAAACACCGATAATCAAATCAATGTTTTCagctatataaaattaatattgctTGTCTTTTCCTGGTTTAGGTGTTTCACAAACTATTCTAGATTCGTTAAAGGTATAAACTTTGTAAATTGAAGGagtcattataaaattatttgacaatatGTATGGTGTTCATGGCGTGTACTTTCGGCGAGATGAtgaaatctgaaaataatttcattttattgcaaatCTTCGGCTTGGATGACCTTTATTGTACATTAGCAATATGTATAATTGCTATAATATTGTAATTAGACCGATATAACAACATGATTTGTACTATAAATGCCGTTTTCAATACGTAATTTAGTCGTCttgtgtacggagtatagccatttcaaaataacaagtgtacggagtatagcagGGAAGGTTTACGGAGTATAGcaagtttaaaacattttaaaacgtGTTCGTTTTTGGGAATTTactatctttaaaaaaataatcatagttGGATTTACAATCACAAATAAAGCATTGATTTGTTGATTTAATTAAGgttctttgtaattttttttcagtattacaaaatatagtaatgtcattacataacataacttttcggcccattgggcctcttgaaattctcaaaatccagcattttgcttatctaaatgatttttcataccCATCACAACAATTACAAAATGATTGTAGAAATTAATGCCAATTGTGACGGATAGCAGTATGgcaacacttgcaccaaaaccttaacctgggaTTTCGAACGCCGACGCCAAAGTGATTCCATAAATCCCCTCTCTTCTAGAGCTAAAAATGGAAACTATTAATGACATGATAATGGTAATAGTCTTTGGACAGTATTTCGAAACAATATAAGACATTTACAGACTTTTAATTATCCCCCTTTTTACCGAAACAGGGGATATCgcatgcaatattaatttatccgtCCATTTGTCTGGTACATTTTCTTAAATTCGCTCTCCATGATTACCTGTTTTGCTCGTGCGGTTTATTCAACATTTATCTGACTTATAATAAGGCACAACAGTGTCATGTATTCCAATAACACCATGGGGAATTTTAAGTTCCCTTCCGTATAagaatacatacaaaatatcaatacacgaacataccgcagtctcccaaaacacgcacctcgcacttcacccACGATACGCACTGCATACACGGGAGACTCTTTCACGggaaattctttaaatcgctactagtcctagagttctgcatggattgtaaccaaaattagccacaaacatccttgggggaaggggaacagaacttgtataaattttggctctgatcccccgggggcaggaggggcggggcccaataggggaaatagaggtaaatcctttaaatcgctactagtcatagagttctgaatggaatgtaaccaaatttggccacaaacatcctttttggaagcggaacagaacttgtataaattttggctctgacccccccgggggcaggaggggcggggcccaataggggaaatagaggtaaatcctttcaatcgctactagtcatagagttctacatggattgtaaccaaatttggacacagacattcttgggggaaggggaacagaacttgtataaattttggctctggcccccgggggctggagggtggggcccaataggggaaatagaggtaaatcctttaaatcgctactagtcaaagagttctgcatggaacgtaacaaaatttggccagaaatatccttgagagaataagaactgagtttgtataaattttggcactggtcccggggggcagaaggggcggggcccaataggggaattataggtaaatcctataaatatgtacttgtcctagagttctgcatggattgtaaccaaatttggccataaacatccttgggggtaggagaacagaacttgtataaattttggctctgacccttcggggacagggggggggggggcaataggggaaatagaggtaaattctattaatcgctacttgtcctagagttcttcatggattgtaaccaaatttggccacaaacatccttgggggaaggggaacagaacttgtataaattttggctctgatcccccgggggcaggaggggcgggaccaataggggaaatagaggcaaattctataaatcgctacttgtcctagagttctgaacgtatttaaaccaaatttggccacaaacatccttgggggaagggaaacagaacttgtataaattttggctctgatcccccgggggcaggaggggcggggcccaataggggaaatagaggtaaattctttaaatcgctactagtcatagagttctgcacgtattgtaaccaaatttggccacaaacaccctgggtggaaggggaacagaacttgtataaatttttgctctgacaccctgggggcaggagaggtggggcccaataaaggaaatagaggtaaatcctttaaatcgctactagtcatagagtgctgcatggaatgtaaccaaatttggccacaaacatccttgggggaaggggaacagaacttgtataaattttggctctggtccttcgtctgtccgtcaacatttcatttaaatcgctacttgtcataaagtactgcatggattgcaacaaaatttggccagaaacttcctagAGGAagggggatcagattttgcataaatggtgaccctgagccccctggggcaggacgggtagggcccaataggggaaatagaggtaaatcctataaatcgctacttgtcctagagtttttcttggattgtgaccaaatttggccataaacatccttgggggaaggagaacagaactttgtctctgacaccctgggggcaggagaggtggggcccaataggggacttagaggttaatattaaaattccttcagaaaagaaacaatgaacctgtattcagaacattacttggcattacaaaccaggtgagcgatacaggccctctgggcctcttgttacgaTCGGCAGACGTAACTCTGTATGCCTCATGGGGTTTTTAAATACACTCCTAAATAGTTAGATGCAGtaggataaaaaaaatacattaacttATACACCAATAATAGAAAATGCACTGTCGGTTTTGAATGTCAGGTTCTGGACAAACCAggtaaaaaaaacttgttttcatgcattcaaaaatcatattaaaacattttaatttggaaaaaactATACTTATCAGACCAtggtataatgtttaaactttatatttatgcaCAAATACAATAA
This genomic window from Argopecten irradians isolate NY chromosome 11, Ai_NY, whole genome shotgun sequence contains:
- the LOC138334482 gene encoding uncharacterized protein, which codes for MADDVLSAIQRNIRTVSNQLLQGNPNRHHLRDIIRHSKENLDRVSSTDALQFVDVHAALDDLLALVDRDHSTSAEQGSAVEELSSKKIHNRSHRARGRPSKEIDLQFVKTQLQHGFTAKAIAHQLNCSPVLIYKLLKSHGLSVRDLKYSDISDADLYNTVETLHNSHPNSGNEMMHGFLMAEGIQVQRRRVRETLTAVDPPAAAQRWSQSIRRRVYRVPVPNSLWHIDGHMRLVRWGIATHGCIDGFSRLIIYLRAGTNNKSATVLRLVGDGVLEYGLPSRIRADKGGENVQVALFMNLMREGENGCLTGRSQHNQRVERLWRDVHKDVIEHFYRTFYELEDEKVLDPDNPIHITAIHLVYLPEINSALDRMRTAWNNHRLRTERNRSPNQIWFEGMTDERSLDHTPVREIYSGSVIRDSIAEKLNSFGLSLQDVEPSSSNQIDDGDRVVIETTGLDLVEDFVERVRREASNSPNIVSLREKYLFFVSRISDHDFNN